CTCCAGGAGTGCAGGGGTATGTGTATTTGTAATAGTCATCGCAGTATGACTGCATGGGACTCATTTCCCTGTTGTAGCAAAGTCCCCAGGCCAATGGTCCTCCTGTGGCCACACCATAACCACCTGGAAAAATCATTGCTCTCGCCGTCATCAACCATAAAAACAATGGTGTGCATATGTGAATTTCAGCAAAAGCTTATTCTAGCTTATCCAATCTAGAGTTGTATTAAGCCTGTTCTACTTTGTATCCACAACAATATGAAGTTTTAACAATATGTATTTGTGATCAATCATTTTTTTCCCATAGTTTTAATATTTACTATCATTGTAATTCTCATTCTTTATTTGATTGACCAATTATTCAGCTGATCTATCTAAACATatgaaaaaagtaaaaaataaaaatttctaaCCCTTTTAGTTCTTCACATCCCTGTTTCTATGTTCTAAGTGAAATTCAATCTCAAGACCCACATTGTTCATAAACCCAATTAACTCAAACTTAACAAATCACAATCAAAACCAATCAAACCTCACCCGCAAAAACACAACccataattcaattcaacATTTGATTCAACCATTTTAAGCATCCAACAAAAGCATTACAAATAACAACAGCTGCCCACTATAACAGTTCTATCCTAAACCATCTACATAtgtatagatatatatatatatatatatatatatatacacatccATATACTATATGTCCATGAAGATAGGACTTGACAGTTGCTGAAAACACAAACTTTTCATAAACCAAATTCACTCAAACTTAACaaaatccaatcaaatcacCCCAGCCCATTCtattcaaaatttgattcaACCATTTTAAGCATCCaacaaaaacataacaaaTTAAAGACAAGTACCCACCATAACAATTCGATACAAAATTCTTGACACACCACAGAACTTAACAGAAGTGGTGACTTACAAGTGGTTTTGCTGCCGACGTGTCCAAGAAAGGCGGCGATCTCCTTCATCTGCATAAGCTTCCCACCAGTGGTCCCGAACCCAAGAGGCTGGAAGAGGGCAGAAGCAGTAATAAAAGACTGATAATCCCAAAACCCAACGGCATGCGCCACCGGCGTGTTTCTTTTGGAGAAGAGATTCTCAAACTGGTAAGTTTGGAAGAAATCAGAGATGGTGAGATTGCAACAGTACTGGGACCACCCTTTACACTCCCACCCTCTGTCACACACCTTCTTCCCCCTCACCGTCTTCACCCGCGGGGTCGTTGACGGCATATCACCGTCGCTGCTGGCACCTAAGAAAACACTCAgcaccaccgccaccgccaaTGCAG
The window above is part of the Prunus dulcis chromosome 1, ALMONDv2, whole genome shotgun sequence genome. Proteins encoded here:
- the LOC117621088 gene encoding chitinase-like protein 1, with product MKISTAALAVAVVLSVFLGASSDGDMPSTTPRVKTVRGKKVCDRGWECKGWSQYCCNLTISDFFQTYQFENLFSKRNTPVAHAVGFWDYQSFITASALFQPLGFGTTGGKLMQMKEIAAFLGHVGSKTTCGYGVATGGPLAWGLCYNREMSPMQSYCDDYYKYTYPCTPGAEYYGRGALPIYWNYNYGAAGEALKVDLLNHPEYIEQNATLAFQAAIWRWMTAIKKSQPSAHDAFVGNWKPTKNDTLSKRFPGFGATMNILYGDQICGQGDIDAMNTIVSHYQYYLDLMGVGREEAGSHEVLTCAEQVAFNPTKAAVTASS